A genomic window from Algoriphagus sp. Y33 includes:
- a CDS encoding iron ABC transporter permease, translating into MDTAIVKNIKGAVPFLLLFLVLGLPVLMLLLQWWTTGEDTVLYSIINRENLLLIGKSLLMSAIVALLATFTGTICAFLLYKFQFPFSGFYRLTLLLPLLISPYIFAVAWKDGFFWLLGNTAAIYSEAGVILVQTFVFFPLAMLIIGSALSQIHAGYEEAGLMTVPFRKMMVKIVFPLIRPALTISFLLILIFSMSDFSVPAFFGVRTFTTEIFTQFSALYNFPLAIGQSVILLLICLLLMLSEARYLSDAPFFSVSVKGSVSKKYHAGKRKIIVHGFFWVLLISALLLPVLMLTVQSLTGRTLFFAQAWELIRPAAFQSVKLAFAGACITTITGLWTAYGKERRNHKLPDLLLLLTFIVPSTVLGIALIRYYNLPALNFIYGTSLILLIAYLGKFGFIASRIIGNGIKQIPVSFEEAASVMGISSKKTFLKISLPLLIPSLFTAFVLSFILCLGELGATMMVYPPGMELMQVKTFAISANAPQALTSSMTLINLWVTVFLLLLLFVFGKWMVKKFQYV; encoded by the coding sequence ATGGACACTGCAATAGTCAAAAATATCAAAGGGGCCGTTCCTTTTCTTCTCCTGTTCCTGGTACTGGGATTACCGGTGCTGATGCTGCTCCTGCAATGGTGGACAACGGGAGAGGACACGGTTCTGTATTCCATTATCAACCGGGAAAATCTGCTGCTTATCGGGAAAAGTCTGCTGATGTCTGCCATAGTAGCGTTGCTGGCAACCTTTACCGGAACGATATGTGCCTTTTTGCTTTACAAGTTCCAGTTTCCATTCAGCGGATTTTACAGGTTGACATTGCTATTGCCACTGCTTATTTCTCCCTACATTTTTGCAGTGGCCTGGAAAGACGGTTTTTTTTGGCTATTGGGAAATACAGCCGCTATCTATTCGGAAGCAGGGGTGATCCTGGTACAGACCTTTGTCTTTTTTCCATTGGCGATGCTCATCATTGGAAGCGCTTTATCCCAAATTCATGCCGGATATGAGGAAGCCGGATTAATGACCGTCCCATTTAGGAAAATGATGGTGAAGATCGTATTCCCCCTCATTCGCCCTGCGCTGACCATCTCTTTTTTGCTTATCCTGATATTCAGCATGAGCGATTTTTCCGTTCCCGCCTTTTTTGGTGTACGTACCTTTACCACCGAGATATTCACACAGTTTTCCGCCCTTTATAACTTCCCGCTGGCAATCGGGCAATCGGTTATACTGCTGCTTATCTGTCTGCTGCTCATGCTGTCAGAAGCCCGTTATCTGTCGGATGCACCTTTCTTTTCCGTATCGGTAAAAGGAAGTGTTTCTAAAAAATATCATGCCGGAAAACGCAAAATAATAGTGCATGGCTTCTTCTGGGTTTTGCTGATTTCTGCCTTGCTATTGCCTGTACTTATGTTAACTGTACAATCTTTAACCGGGAGGACCTTGTTTTTTGCCCAGGCATGGGAGCTTATACGCCCCGCTGCTTTTCAATCTGTCAAACTTGCCTTTGCAGGAGCCTGTATCACCACCATCACCGGGTTATGGACGGCTTACGGAAAAGAACGCAGGAACCACAAACTACCTGATTTGTTGCTTTTGCTGACTTTCATTGTTCCTTCCACCGTGCTGGGAATAGCATTGATACGGTATTATAACCTTCCTGCCCTGAACTTCATCTATGGCACTTCGCTCATCCTGTTGATAGCGTACCTGGGAAAGTTTGGCTTTATCGCATCCAGGATAATAGGCAATGGTATCAAACAAATTCCCGTATCCTTTGAAGAAGCAGCGTCCGTAATGGGGATTTCTTCAAAGAAAACATTTCTAAAGATCAGCCTGCCTTTGCTCATACCGTCCTTGTTTACCGCATTCGTCTTGTCCTTCATCTTATGCCTGGGAGAATTGGGGGCCACGATGATGGTTTATCCTCCCGGTATGGAGCTGATGCAGGTAAAAACCTTTGCTATTAGCGCCAATGCGCCCCAGGCCCTTACCAGCAGCATGACACTGATCAACCTGTGGGTAACAGTATTTCTCCTCCTTTTGCTCTTTGTTTTTGGGAAATGGATGGTTAAAAAATTTCAGTATGTATAA
- a CDS encoding ABC transporter ATP-binding protein — MYKIALEHITHSYEDKEVLQDFSFSFEQEKITCLLGPSGCGKTTVLRLVAGLEKPSKGVVKINGTVVSENGTTLIPPHQRKIGFVFQDLALWPHFTVYDNIAFGLKENKEKNVKGKVAEWLDLFGISDKTRKYPHQLSGGQKQMVAIARSLAMQPEILLMDEPLANIDTHLKENILNHLSGIHQRQKFTMLYVTHDYREAINTGDRIIIMNAGKVEAAGSKEEISHSASEFVKSFIKT; from the coding sequence ATGTATAAGATCGCCCTCGAACATATTACGCACAGCTATGAGGATAAAGAAGTCTTGCAGGATTTCTCATTTTCTTTTGAGCAGGAAAAAATAACTTGTCTGCTGGGGCCTTCCGGCTGTGGTAAAACTACGGTACTGCGCCTTGTGGCAGGATTGGAAAAGCCATCAAAAGGTGTGGTAAAAATAAACGGGACGGTGGTAAGTGAAAATGGGACTACTCTTATTCCGCCCCACCAACGCAAAATTGGTTTCGTTTTCCAGGATCTGGCCCTTTGGCCGCATTTTACGGTGTATGATAACATTGCCTTCGGATTAAAGGAAAACAAAGAAAAGAATGTGAAAGGGAAAGTAGCTGAATGGCTGGACTTATTCGGGATAAGTGATAAAACCCGCAAATACCCGCATCAACTTTCCGGCGGGCAGAAGCAAATGGTGGCCATTGCACGCTCCCTGGCCATGCAGCCTGAAATACTTCTGATGGATGAACCACTGGCCAATATTGATACGCACTTAAAAGAGAATATTCTGAATCATCTGTCAGGGATCCACCAACGGCAAAAATTCACAATGCTTTATGTAACCCACGACTACCGTGAAGCCATAAACACAGGGGATAGGATAATTATCATGAATGCAGGAAAAGTAGAAGCAGCCGGATCAAAAGAAGAAATAAGCCATTCAGCATCAGAATTTGTAAAATCATTTATAAAAACCTAA
- a CDS encoding efflux RND transporter permease subunit, translating to MLNKILSISLHNRLLVLLGAVVLSITGLYLARTMNVDVFPDLTAPTVTILTEAHGMESEEVEKLVTYQLETAMNGSPNVRRIRSSSAAGISIVWVEFDWGTDIYRARQIVGERIPMVQENLPEGVSTPTMAPISSIMGEIMLLGVTSDSLSPMELRTLADWTVRPRIKSIGGVANVVVIGGDFKQYQVFANPEKLKYYDVTLGELLEKVRESNRNAPGGVLNEFGNQYIIKGSGRAYAVEDLEEAVLKQVNGQSIKIKDVATVQIGAADKIGDGSLNASSAVILTVSKQPDVNTLELTESLDEAIADLQHTLPAGVEIKSEIFRQSNFIDASISNLNRTLLEGAFFVVLVLFIFLMNWRTTVISLVAIPISLLVSVIVLKLLGYTINTMSLGGMAIAIGALVDDAIIDVENVFKRLRENVRKPVGERQSVLQVVQDASVEIRSSIIIATLIIIVSFIPLFFLSGMEGRLLQPLGIAFITSVLTSLIVAVTVTPVLCSYLLKNNKVLEKQAEGTKVERWLQKHYSAVLRRALGIPKLIIGMTGAAFLVSLLLFSQLGRSFLPEFNEGSLVISVVGVPGMSLEESNKTGLLVEQLLLDMPEVSIVTRRTGRAELDEHAQGVNAAEIDVPFVLSDKSKEEFFEEVRTRLSLVPGASITLGQPIAHRIDHMLSGTRANIAVKVFGTDLQRLFELGKKIETSIESIDGIADVAVDQQVEVPQLRIIPNRQLLAANGMTVSDLMEQVDIAFAGEKAGEIYEGQQYFDLVVRFRPESRSTRASIEKALISLPDGGQIPLDQLARVNSVSSPNSISRENVQRKIVIAANVQGRDLRSVVNDIQQIIGDQIQLPEGYRVEYDGQFESEAKASQLLLITAGMAIIVIFLLLYYEFQDVNLSLVVLLNLPLALIGGILLVYFTSGVISIAATIGFISLFGIATRNGILLVSRYEDLRKEGKVGAELLLGGAMDRLNPILMTAFTTGLALIPLALKGGEAGNEIQSPMAVVILGGLLSATLLNLIVIPCVYELVTKRK from the coding sequence ATGCTAAATAAAATATTATCCATTTCACTTCACAATAGATTGTTGGTGCTTCTTGGGGCTGTAGTACTTAGTATCACAGGCTTGTATCTGGCACGGACGATGAATGTGGATGTGTTTCCGGATCTGACCGCACCTACTGTAACGATCCTGACAGAAGCCCATGGGATGGAATCAGAAGAAGTGGAAAAGCTGGTCACCTATCAGCTTGAAACAGCAATGAACGGTTCTCCCAATGTCAGAAGAATCCGTTCTTCATCGGCAGCGGGAATATCTATTGTATGGGTGGAATTTGACTGGGGTACCGATATCTATCGTGCCCGGCAGATTGTGGGTGAGCGGATCCCTATGGTTCAGGAAAACTTGCCTGAGGGAGTAAGTACCCCAACAATGGCTCCTATCTCATCTATTATGGGTGAAATCATGCTGTTGGGCGTTACCTCGGACAGCCTTTCTCCCATGGAATTACGTACCCTTGCAGACTGGACGGTCCGTCCACGTATCAAATCCATTGGCGGGGTTGCAAATGTGGTGGTGATAGGCGGTGATTTCAAACAATACCAGGTTTTCGCCAATCCTGAAAAGCTGAAATACTACGATGTCACGCTGGGAGAATTATTAGAAAAAGTAAGAGAGTCCAATAGGAATGCTCCGGGAGGCGTATTGAATGAGTTTGGAAATCAATACATCATCAAGGGAAGTGGCAGGGCATATGCTGTGGAAGACTTGGAAGAGGCGGTATTGAAACAGGTGAATGGGCAATCCATTAAAATAAAAGATGTAGCGACCGTGCAGATCGGGGCAGCAGACAAAATCGGAGACGGTTCATTGAATGCATCTTCGGCGGTAATTCTCACTGTTTCCAAGCAACCTGATGTAAACACCCTGGAACTTACTGAAAGTCTTGATGAGGCAATTGCAGATTTGCAGCATACCCTGCCGGCAGGTGTAGAAATCAAGAGCGAGATTTTCAGGCAGTCTAATTTCATTGATGCTTCCATTTCAAACCTGAACCGGACCTTACTAGAGGGAGCATTTTTCGTGGTGCTTGTGCTGTTTATCTTCCTGATGAACTGGCGTACTACGGTAATCTCATTAGTTGCCATCCCAATTTCCCTGCTTGTATCTGTGATTGTACTCAAGCTTTTAGGCTATACAATCAATACCATGAGCCTTGGAGGTATGGCCATTGCCATTGGTGCTTTGGTGGATGATGCAATTATCGATGTGGAGAATGTTTTCAAAAGATTAAGGGAAAACGTACGTAAGCCTGTTGGAGAGCGCCAGTCAGTGCTTCAGGTCGTTCAGGATGCATCGGTCGAAATTAGGAGCTCGATCATTATTGCCACACTGATTATCATCGTTTCATTTATTCCACTTTTCTTCTTAAGTGGTATGGAAGGACGGCTGTTGCAGCCATTGGGAATTGCATTTATCACCTCAGTCCTCACTTCATTGATCGTAGCTGTGACGGTGACTCCTGTACTTTGTTCCTATTTGTTGAAAAATAATAAGGTACTTGAAAAGCAAGCTGAAGGAACCAAAGTAGAACGTTGGCTGCAAAAGCACTATTCGGCAGTTCTGAGGAGAGCATTGGGGATCCCCAAACTAATCATCGGTATGACCGGTGCTGCATTCCTAGTAAGTCTGCTCCTTTTCTCGCAGCTCGGACGAAGCTTTCTTCCTGAATTCAACGAAGGTTCTTTGGTGATCAGCGTCGTGGGTGTTCCCGGAATGTCTTTGGAGGAAAGTAACAAAACAGGCCTGTTGGTAGAACAGCTTCTCTTAGACATGCCTGAGGTAAGTATCGTTACCAGAAGAACCGGACGGGCAGAGTTGGATGAACATGCGCAGGGAGTAAATGCCGCAGAAATAGACGTTCCTTTTGTGCTTTCTGATAAATCCAAAGAAGAGTTTTTCGAAGAAGTCCGTACCAGACTGAGCTTAGTTCCGGGCGCCAGCATTACTCTTGGTCAACCCATCGCACACAGAATCGACCATATGCTTTCCGGGACGCGTGCCAATATTGCGGTCAAAGTCTTTGGTACTGACCTGCAGCGCTTGTTTGAACTAGGCAAGAAAATCGAAACAAGTATCGAGTCAATTGATGGAATTGCAGATGTGGCAGTAGACCAGCAGGTAGAAGTCCCACAACTGAGGATTATTCCGAATCGGCAACTACTGGCTGCTAACGGAATGACAGTGTCTGACCTGATGGAACAGGTTGACATTGCCTTTGCAGGTGAAAAAGCAGGTGAAATCTATGAAGGACAACAGTATTTTGATCTGGTGGTAAGATTCAGACCCGAATCCAGAAGCACGAGGGCAAGTATAGAAAAAGCACTGATTTCACTTCCTGACGGAGGTCAGATACCGCTTGATCAGCTTGCAAGAGTAAACTCTGTAAGCAGTCCAAATTCCATAAGTAGGGAGAATGTGCAGCGTAAAATTGTGATTGCAGCAAATGTTCAGGGCAGGGATCTCCGAAGTGTTGTCAACGATATCCAACAAATCATCGGAGATCAGATTCAGCTTCCCGAAGGATACCGTGTGGAATATGACGGACAGTTTGAGAGTGAGGCCAAAGCCTCACAACTACTGTTGATCACAGCTGGTATGGCTATTATTGTCATTTTCCTTTTGCTGTATTACGAGTTTCAGGATGTCAACCTTTCCCTGGTTGTGTTACTTAACTTACCTCTAGCGCTGATCGGGGGGATCTTGCTTGTATATTTTACATCCGGTGTTATCAGTATCGCAGCTACAATTGGGTTTATCAGCCTGTTCGGTATTGCAACCAGAAACGGTATCCTGCTCGTATCGCGGTATGAAGACTTAAGAAAAGAAGGCAAAGTCGGAGCCGAACTCCTGCTTGGAGGTGCTATGGACCGGCTCAATCCAATTCTGATGACAGCGTTTACTACAGGGTTGGCATTGATCCCTTTAGCACTAAAAGGTGGTGAGGCCGGAAATGAGATTCAGAGTCCAATGGCGGTTGTGATTTTGGGGGGATTGCTGAGCGCAACCTTGCTAAATCTGATCGTAATACCCTGTGTATATGAACTGGTAACGAAGCGGAAGTAA
- a CDS encoding DUF5916 domain-containing protein, protein MSRFLITFLVWAICNATCMAQTSRPDTIYALFSNEPIRLDGQLNEPVWQQAMPISNFTQRELNIGEPATERTEVAVIYTAKTLYIGFWGYDREPQKLVAREMKRDFDFDLEDNFEVIIDTYNDDRNGFLFVINPNGARADVQVINNGESENEFWNGVWDAKTTITDEGWFAEIAIPFSTLKFPTDTNRHIWGINFERNIRRKREQVLWQGWSRDSELELLNRAGTLAGLDSIVSKDFIEIKPYAIGGSELVPGKTENQLNAGGDINYLITPTLRMNLTFNTDFAQVEADRQQINLTRFPLFFLERREFFLEGQDFFDMGMGDKIIPFYSRRIGLAEDRSTVPIIAGARVLGKIKKSTLGALSMQTASRNSIPSANYSVLSWRQDVLEQSSVGVLSANKYENGRLHSTTGAYGLYSISRLFGDKNLNIGAAFTQNIDSRDFDRKANAHRIYLSYPNDKVEFDMSWQRSAPSFNPEVGFLRRDNFQEFYAELEWKPRPKNFLKWIRQFSFKGFDMNYFIFDDTGELQSFSYEIRPLGFETRSGEFFEFNLQRKAEGLREPFQIKEGVTIPEGDYWYNRMEIQAATFSGRTWSVYTRINWGDFFLGKSTESTYELSWRTSRYFKIGANYEKNWIDLPEGSFDTDLIGSRMEYAVNPNLFGSLFSQWNSEDEEAILNFRLQWIPIIGADFFFIVNQAYDTSGNNWELERTTILGKLIWRFVI, encoded by the coding sequence ATGAGCCGTTTCCTTATCACGTTTCTAGTTTGGGCCATTTGCAATGCTACCTGCATGGCCCAGACCAGTAGACCGGATACGATTTACGCATTATTCTCAAATGAACCCATCCGTCTGGACGGTCAGCTTAATGAACCCGTCTGGCAACAGGCAATGCCGATCAGCAATTTTACCCAAAGGGAACTCAATATCGGTGAACCAGCCACCGAAAGAACAGAAGTTGCCGTTATCTATACAGCTAAAACTCTTTATATCGGTTTTTGGGGATATGACAGGGAGCCCCAAAAACTGGTGGCCCGTGAGATGAAGCGGGACTTTGATTTTGATCTGGAAGACAACTTCGAAGTGATCATTGATACCTATAATGACGACCGTAACGGATTTCTTTTTGTAATCAACCCCAATGGTGCCAGGGCCGACGTGCAGGTAATCAATAACGGGGAATCCGAAAATGAGTTCTGGAATGGGGTTTGGGATGCCAAAACCACTATTACTGACGAAGGCTGGTTTGCAGAAATAGCCATCCCTTTTTCCACTCTAAAATTCCCCACAGATACTAATAGGCACATATGGGGGATCAACTTCGAGCGGAATATCCGCAGAAAGCGTGAACAAGTGCTCTGGCAAGGCTGGTCAAGGGATTCCGAACTGGAACTGCTGAACAGGGCAGGCACGCTGGCTGGTCTGGACAGCATCGTCAGCAAGGATTTTATCGAGATAAAGCCCTATGCCATTGGCGGGAGTGAACTTGTCCCCGGTAAAACCGAAAACCAACTGAATGCCGGCGGGGACATCAACTACCTCATTACACCTACCCTCCGTATGAATCTGACCTTTAACACCGATTTTGCCCAGGTAGAGGCCGACCGCCAGCAGATCAACTTGACGCGCTTTCCCCTGTTCTTTCTGGAGCGCAGGGAGTTTTTCCTGGAGGGGCAGGACTTTTTCGATATGGGAATGGGTGATAAAATCATCCCCTTTTACAGCCGCAGAATAGGGCTGGCGGAAGACCGCTCCACCGTTCCGATAATTGCCGGAGCGAGGGTTTTGGGGAAGATAAAAAAATCTACCCTGGGAGCATTGTCTATGCAGACAGCAAGCCGTAACAGCATTCCGTCTGCCAACTATTCCGTATTGAGTTGGCGTCAGGATGTCCTGGAACAGTCATCAGTGGGCGTGCTATCAGCCAACAAATACGAAAATGGCCGACTGCACAGCACAACAGGTGCTTACGGGTTATACAGTATATCCAGACTATTCGGAGACAAAAACCTGAACATTGGGGCTGCTTTTACCCAAAATATTGATTCCAGGGATTTTGACCGTAAAGCCAATGCGCATCGCATATATCTGAGCTATCCCAACGACAAAGTGGAATTTGACATGTCCTGGCAACGAAGCGCACCCTCTTTCAACCCGGAAGTAGGATTCCTGCGCAGGGACAATTTCCAGGAGTTTTATGCTGAACTAGAATGGAAACCCCGGCCTAAAAACTTTCTGAAATGGATTCGGCAGTTCAGCTTTAAGGGGTTTGATATGAATTACTTTATCTTTGATGATACCGGAGAATTACAATCTTTTTCCTATGAGATACGGCCTTTGGGCTTTGAGACACGCAGCGGGGAATTTTTTGAGTTTAACCTGCAAAGGAAGGCAGAAGGCTTGCGAGAACCTTTTCAGATCAAAGAAGGAGTTACCATACCTGAAGGCGATTACTGGTACAACCGGATGGAAATACAAGCCGCTACATTCAGTGGACGCACCTGGTCGGTTTATACCCGCATCAACTGGGGAGATTTTTTTCTGGGTAAAAGCACAGAAAGCACCTATGAACTTTCATGGAGGACAAGCCGCTATTTTAAAATTGGCGCTAACTATGAGAAAAACTGGATTGACTTACCGGAAGGAAGTTTTGATACCGACCTGATCGGAAGCCGGATGGAATATGCAGTCAACCCGAATTTGTTTGGTTCCCTGTTCTCCCAATGGAACAGCGAAGATGAAGAAGCCATCCTCAATTTTCGCCTGCAATGGATTCCCATTATCGGGGCTGATTTCTTTTTCATAGTCAACCAGGCCTACGACACTTCAGGGAATAACTGGGAACTGGAAAGAACAACCATTTTAGGCAAACTGATATGGAGATTTGTAATTTAA
- a CDS encoding DUF1259 domain-containing protein → MKIMQKLSVNTIGLAMAMTLSVIACKPSAKNEAEHKTEPASPSHQEVKLDPLDISAIESTIGMQGTENNGEYKVVVAQNDLKITVDGFQIIPPMGLGSWAAFAPGKGGVMLMGDIVVTEDDLWPVQQEVISQGLTITAIHNHFVRNNPNVMYMHIGGMGDEANLAAKVKAVFDKVKEVRGGNPADGPKAEVTNTLDTAMIAKTLGQSGEMGRGVYKVTIGRPDVALKEHGAPVSTFMGFNTWASWQGTPEKAAVAGDFTMLADEVAPVIKTLVENGIEVVAVHNHMVHEEPRIFFLHYWGTGPVEKLAKGLRAALDHTQRRE, encoded by the coding sequence ATGAAAATCATGCAAAAACTCAGCGTAAACACTATTGGTTTGGCAATGGCAATGACACTTTCAGTCATTGCGTGTAAACCTAGTGCCAAAAATGAGGCGGAACACAAAACAGAACCTGCGTCACCATCGCATCAGGAAGTAAAACTTGATCCACTGGATATCTCCGCTATTGAAAGCACCATCGGCATGCAGGGAACGGAAAATAACGGGGAATATAAAGTAGTGGTAGCCCAAAATGATCTGAAGATCACAGTCGATGGTTTTCAGATCATCCCGCCTATGGGATTGGGAAGCTGGGCGGCCTTCGCTCCCGGGAAAGGAGGGGTAATGTTGATGGGCGATATAGTGGTTACAGAGGATGACTTGTGGCCTGTGCAGCAGGAAGTGATCAGCCAGGGGCTTACAATTACAGCCATCCACAACCACTTTGTAAGGAACAACCCCAATGTGATGTACATGCACATCGGCGGGATGGGCGATGAAGCCAATCTGGCTGCCAAAGTGAAAGCCGTGTTTGATAAAGTAAAAGAGGTACGTGGAGGAAATCCGGCAGATGGGCCTAAGGCAGAAGTGACCAATACTTTAGATACAGCTATGATTGCCAAGACCCTGGGACAAAGCGGAGAAATGGGCAGAGGTGTCTATAAGGTGACGATTGGCAGACCAGACGTAGCTCTGAAAGAGCATGGCGCGCCTGTCAGCACTTTTATGGGCTTCAATACGTGGGCAAGCTGGCAGGGAACTCCTGAAAAAGCAGCTGTGGCAGGGGATTTCACGATGCTTGCCGATGAAGTAGCCCCTGTCATCAAAACGTTGGTAGAAAACGGCATTGAAGTAGTTGCTGTCCACAACCACATGGTTCATGAGGAACCACGGATATTCTTCTTGCACTATTGGGGTACAGGTCCGGTGGAAAAACTTGCAAAAGGGCTCAGGGCTGCACTTGACCATACACAAAGAAGGGAATGA
- a CDS encoding extracellular solute-binding protein: MKHLLAIIVLFMLLLTACNPSPDEVTVYCTVDQVFSEPVLKDFEKETGIKVKAVYDTEETKSTGVMNRLIAEKDNPQCDVFWSGDPVRNSVLQSRDITEPYQSEQTRLIPDHFKEKNNHWIGFSARARVLIYNKNLIASDSLPQSVFDFTNPSYKGGFAIANPLFGTTTFHMAALFVAHGDAQAKQWMNDIKANGVVVTASNGDVKKQVMNGELAFGLTDTDDAFEAKKESDAVDYIFLDQQENGIGTLIMPNALSLIKGSPNSENGKKLMDYLLTRETETKLAKSCAQMPLIKGTEVPENVPSLDNINPMKVDFKETSDKLEAIQSWLKEWTLQ; the protein is encoded by the coding sequence ATGAAACACCTGCTTGCCATAATTGTACTATTCATGCTATTGCTTACCGCATGTAACCCTTCACCTGATGAAGTAACTGTTTACTGCACCGTTGACCAGGTATTTTCGGAACCTGTGCTGAAAGATTTTGAAAAAGAGACCGGGATTAAAGTAAAAGCGGTGTATGATACCGAAGAGACCAAGTCTACCGGTGTAATGAACCGGCTGATAGCCGAAAAGGACAACCCACAGTGTGATGTGTTCTGGAGTGGCGATCCGGTGCGCAACAGCGTGTTGCAATCCAGGGATATTACGGAACCATATCAATCGGAGCAAACCCGGCTTATCCCTGATCACTTCAAAGAAAAAAATAACCATTGGATTGGTTTTTCGGCCAGGGCAAGGGTGTTGATCTATAACAAAAATCTGATTGCTTCCGATTCCCTGCCCCAATCTGTTTTTGACTTCACCAATCCTTCTTATAAAGGGGGATTTGCCATTGCCAACCCGCTATTTGGCACTACTACTTTTCACATGGCAGCACTGTTTGTTGCACATGGCGATGCTCAAGCCAAACAGTGGATGAACGATATCAAAGCAAATGGAGTGGTGGTAACTGCAAGCAACGGGGACGTCAAAAAACAGGTGATGAACGGGGAACTGGCTTTTGGGCTTACCGATACCGACGATGCTTTCGAGGCCAAAAAAGAAAGCGATGCCGTGGATTACATTTTTCTGGATCAACAGGAAAACGGCATCGGGACGCTCATCATGCCCAATGCACTTAGTCTTATCAAAGGTTCTCCAAACAGTGAAAACGGGAAAAAGTTAATGGACTACCTGTTGACACGGGAAACAGAAACGAAACTGGCCAAATCCTGTGCGCAGATGCCGCTGATCAAAGGAACGGAAGTGCCGGAGAATGTTCCCTCATTGGATAACATCAATCCGATGAAAGTTGATTTCAAAGAGACTTCTGATAAACTGGAAGCCATACAATCTTGGTTAAAAGAATGGACACTGCAATAG